Proteins from a genomic interval of Methanofollis formosanus:
- a CDS encoding Coenzyme F420 hydrogenase/dehydrogenase, beta subunit C-terminal domain, whose product MAEKNYKDLEREVWEKGLCTRCGACTAVCPVDAFTFPPGSPAHPEPPRYCKMEADDVPCGSCYLACPRVEGLSRPADPLGDYRSAVTARATFPIPGRQSGGAVTALLVNALDKGLVDAVVTVAEDPWTRKPQSVVITGKEALVAQAGSRYNWWVPLLAALKEAVVVRKYRRVAVVALPCAAAALARIRSSGLDLHAPYARAVRLVVGLFCTETFDYERLMEGKVRGELGIEPWEIERMDVRGSLRVTAGERTFELPLDELETCIPEGCRHCTDFAAWGADISAGAVGSPAGYTTLLIRTSTGRGFFEEAVNAGLLEVGEPVDLARVEALARKKMGRQ is encoded by the coding sequence ATGGCTGAGAAGAATTACAAAGATCTGGAACGCGAAGTCTGGGAAAAGGGGCTCTGCACCCGGTGCGGGGCCTGCACGGCGGTCTGCCCGGTCGACGCCTTCACTTTCCCGCCCGGTTCGCCCGCCCACCCTGAGCCCCCGAGGTACTGCAAGATGGAGGCGGACGATGTGCCGTGCGGTTCCTGTTATCTCGCGTGCCCGCGGGTGGAGGGCCTGAGTCGGCCCGCCGATCCGCTCGGGGACTATCGCTCGGCGGTGACGGCGCGGGCGACCTTCCCGATCCCTGGCCGGCAGAGCGGAGGGGCGGTGACGGCCCTCCTGGTCAACGCCCTCGATAAAGGTCTGGTCGACGCCGTGGTCACGGTTGCAGAGGACCCCTGGACCAGGAAGCCGCAGTCGGTGGTGATCACCGGGAAGGAGGCGCTCGTCGCCCAGGCCGGAAGCAGGTACAACTGGTGGGTGCCGCTCCTTGCGGCGCTCAAGGAGGCGGTGGTCGTCCGCAAGTACCGGCGGGTCGCCGTCGTCGCCCTGCCGTGTGCAGCAGCGGCCCTTGCACGGATCCGTTCGAGCGGACTCGACCTCCATGCCCCCTATGCCAGGGCGGTCCGCCTGGTGGTCGGGCTCTTCTGCACCGAGACCTTCGACTACGAGCGGTTGATGGAAGGAAAGGTCAGAGGCGAACTCGGGATCGAACCCTGGGAGATCGAAAGGATGGATGTGCGGGGGAGTCTCAGGGTGACGGCCGGCGAGCGGACCTTCGAGCTCCCGCTCGACGAACTTGAGACATGCATACCGGAGGGGTGCCGGCACTGCACCGATTTTGCGGCGTGGGGGGCCGATATCTCGGCGGGGGCGGTGGGAAGTCCTGCGGGCTACACCACCCTGCTCATCAGGACTTCGACTGGCCGGGGCTTCTTTGAGGAGGCGGTGAACGCCGGGCTCCTCGAGGTGGGCGAACCGGTCGATCTTGCACGGGTGGAGGCCCTGGCACGAAAGAAGATGGGCCGGCAGTGA
- a CDS encoding glutamate synthase-related protein: protein MVLGSVPVKYRVTIDRDRCMECGRCIENCPYGTFRWEGDRITAVSRNCTACHRCIAMCPRDAISLEERPVDYRSHPVWTAEAREAIFNQARTGKIILAGMGNAQPLPSIFDRLLLDACQVTNPSIDPLREPMELRTYLGKKPRKLEFSRTGAGDVELETKLTPNLMLETPIMIGHMSYGAISLNAQLALARAVHKTGTFMGTGEGGMHPDLYPYQDRLIVQVASGRFGVGIDYLERGAAVEIKIGQGAKPGIGGHLPGEKVCADVSCTRMIPLGSDAISPAPHHDIYSIEDLAQLVRSLKEATEWKKPVFVKIAAVHNAAAIAAGIARSGADAVVVDGFRGGTGAAPKVFRDHVGIPIEAAVSAVDAKLRDQGVRNEISVIASGGIRNAADVTKAIALGADAIYIGTAALVAMGCRVCGNCYRGLCPWGIATQRPDLVARLDPEKEAVHVANLIEAWTMEVSELMGAAGINAIESLRGNRDRLRGYMLDEGMLQVLDVVPAGA from the coding sequence ATGGTGCTCGGGAGTGTCCCTGTGAAGTACCGGGTCACCATCGACCGCGACCGGTGCATGGAGTGCGGGCGGTGCATCGAGAACTGCCCGTATGGGACGTTCCGATGGGAAGGGGACCGGATCACCGCGGTCTCCAGGAACTGCACGGCATGCCATCGCTGCATCGCCATGTGCCCGCGCGATGCGATCAGCCTGGAGGAGCGGCCGGTGGACTACCGCTCCCACCCGGTCTGGACCGCCGAGGCGCGGGAGGCGATCTTCAACCAGGCGCGGACCGGAAAGATCATCCTGGCCGGGATGGGCAATGCCCAACCTCTCCCTTCGATCTTCGACCGCCTCCTCCTGGATGCCTGCCAGGTCACCAACCCCTCCATCGACCCGCTCAGGGAACCGATGGAGTTGCGGACCTATCTGGGCAAGAAGCCGAGGAAGCTGGAGTTCTCCCGGACCGGGGCCGGCGATGTGGAACTGGAGACGAAGCTCACTCCCAACCTCATGCTCGAGACCCCGATTATGATCGGGCACATGAGTTACGGGGCGATCTCGCTCAACGCCCAGCTCGCCCTGGCCAGGGCCGTGCATAAGACCGGGACGTTTATGGGGACCGGCGAGGGCGGGATGCACCCTGACCTCTACCCGTACCAGGACCGCCTCATCGTGCAGGTGGCCTCGGGACGGTTCGGGGTCGGGATCGACTATCTCGAACGCGGAGCGGCCGTCGAGATCAAGATCGGACAGGGCGCCAAGCCCGGGATCGGCGGGCACCTCCCCGGCGAGAAGGTCTGCGCCGACGTCTCCTGCACCAGGATGATCCCGCTCGGGAGCGACGCGATCAGTCCGGCGCCCCACCACGATATCTACTCCATCGAGGATCTGGCGCAGCTGGTGCGCTCGCTCAAGGAGGCGACCGAGTGGAAAAAGCCGGTCTTCGTCAAGATCGCCGCCGTCCACAACGCCGCGGCGATCGCGGCCGGGATCGCCAGGTCGGGTGCCGACGCCGTGGTGGTCGACGGCTTCCGCGGCGGGACCGGGGCGGCGCCGAAGGTCTTCCGCGACCACGTGGGCATCCCGATCGAGGCGGCGGTCTCGGCGGTGGACGCCAAACTCCGCGATCAGGGGGTGCGAAACGAGATCTCGGTCATCGCGAGCGGCGGGATCAGGAACGCCGCCGATGTGACCAAGGCGATCGCCCTCGGTGCCGACGCGATCTATATCGGGACCGCGGCCCTGGTGGCGATGGGGTGCCGGGTCTGCGGCAACTGCTACCGCGGGCTCTGCCCGTGGGGGATCGCCACCCAGCGCCCCGACCTGGTCGCCCGTCTCGACCCGGAGAAGGAGGCGGTGCATGTCGCCAACCTCATCGAGGCGTGGACCATGGAGGTCTCCGAGTTGATGGGCGCAGCCGGGATCAACGCGATCGAGAGTCTGCGGGGCAACCGCGACCGGTTGCGCGGCTATATGCTCGACGAGGGGATGTTGCAGGTGCTGGATGTCGTGCCGGCGGGGGCGTGA
- a CDS encoding class II glutamine amidotransferase: MCGIISVVDRSGAAMDGARIKDALSMMNERGSGEGAGYAVYGAYPEYADCYALHVFFDNIIETKASLDTLLETWGAIVHEEEIPTYEQPRLKKVHTPWRYFFRPDASLMTGTPSPEEDIVTYLVMKVNTTIPGTLIYSSGKNIGVFKAAGWPEEVADFYRIQDYKGYIWLAHNRYPTNTRGWWGGAHPFNLLDWSVVHNGEITSYGTNRRYIESFGYKCTMFTDTEVVAYLVDLLARRHGLDDELAVRALAPPFWDEIDEMPEREKDLYRAIRLTYGSAMMNGPFAIVVANRDGIVGFTDRIKLRPLVAAEEGDRLYISSEEAAIRRMAPELDRVWMPGAGEPVIGRVR; encoded by the coding sequence ATGTGTGGAATCATCAGCGTCGTCGACCGTTCGGGGGCGGCGATGGACGGCGCCAGAATCAAAGATGCTCTCTCGATGATGAATGAACGGGGCAGCGGGGAAGGTGCCGGGTATGCAGTGTACGGTGCCTATCCTGAGTATGCCGATTGCTACGCCCTCCATGTCTTCTTCGACAACATCATCGAGACCAAGGCTTCGCTGGACACCCTCCTCGAGACCTGGGGAGCAATCGTCCATGAAGAAGAGATCCCGACCTACGAGCAGCCGCGCCTGAAGAAGGTTCACACCCCGTGGCGTTATTTCTTCAGGCCCGACGCCTCGCTGATGACCGGTACCCCCTCGCCCGAGGAGGACATCGTCACCTATCTGGTGATGAAGGTGAACACCACAATACCCGGGACCCTGATCTATTCCTCTGGCAAGAACATCGGGGTCTTCAAGGCGGCCGGATGGCCCGAAGAGGTCGCCGACTTCTATCGTATCCAGGACTATAAGGGCTATATCTGGCTTGCCCACAACCGCTACCCGACCAACACCCGGGGCTGGTGGGGCGGGGCCCACCCCTTCAACCTCCTGGACTGGAGCGTCGTCCACAACGGCGAGATCACCAGTTATGGTACCAACCGCCGGTACATCGAGAGTTTCGGGTACAAGTGCACGATGTTCACCGACACCGAGGTGGTGGCCTACCTGGTCGACCTGCTGGCCCGGCGGCACGGCCTCGACGATGAACTCGCCGTCCGTGCGCTTGCCCCGCCGTTCTGGGACGAGATCGACGAGATGCCCGAGCGTGAGAAAGACCTGTACCGGGCCATCCGTCTCACCTACGGTTCTGCGATGATGAACGGCCCGTTTGCGATCGTGGTCGCCAACCGCGACGGGATCGTCGGGTTCACCGACCGGATCAAACTCAGGCCCCTGGTCGCCGCCGAGGAGGGGGACCGCCTCTACATCTCCAGCGAAGAAGCGGCGATCCGCAGAATGGCCCCCGAACTGGACCGTGTCTGGATGCCTGGCGCCGGCGAACCGGTGATCGGGAGGGTGCGCTGA
- the glnA gene encoding type I glutamate--ammonia ligase, giving the protein MPADEVTALLERIEADGVKFIRLQFSDLQGQPKNVAIPPIQAEKALTDGISFDGSSIEGFARIEESDMVLKPDMATYTLLPWRKEEGRVARFICDVHLPDGRPFEGDPRQILKKVVADAAKDGYEFNTGPELEFFLFKMINGRPSLEFQDHGGYFDLAPTDLAENVRRAIVLALTEMGFVVEASHHEVAKSQHEIDFKYGPALQTADNVVSFKFATKTIALMNELHATFMAKPIYGINGSGMHTNCSLFKDGENAFYDPDAPRQLSETALHFIGGVLKHVRGITRIANPTINSYKRLVPGYEAPVYISWSASNRTALCRVPSPRGKSTRMELRSPDPTCNAYLTFAVILAAGMDGVRNRIEPPVSADQNIFELSKEERLAAGIDTLPDNLLEANEYLLKDELLCSVLGPHVVENLTRLAEMEWDSYRSMVHPWEVDQYFYQH; this is encoded by the coding sequence ATGCCAGCCGACGAGGTTACAGCACTGCTGGAGAGAATCGAAGCAGACGGCGTCAAATTCATCCGTCTGCAGTTTTCCGACCTCCAGGGACAACCGAAAAACGTGGCGATCCCCCCCATCCAGGCAGAGAAGGCACTGACCGATGGCATCTCATTCGACGGTTCATCGATCGAGGGTTTCGCCAGGATCGAAGAGTCCGACATGGTGCTGAAGCCCGACATGGCGACCTACACCCTCCTCCCCTGGAGGAAGGAAGAAGGACGGGTCGCCCGTTTCATCTGCGACGTCCATCTCCCGGACGGGAGGCCGTTCGAGGGGGACCCGCGGCAGATCCTCAAGAAGGTCGTGGCCGACGCCGCAAAGGACGGATACGAGTTCAACACCGGACCCGAACTGGAGTTCTTCCTCTTCAAGATGATCAACGGCAGGCCGTCCCTCGAGTTCCAGGACCATGGCGGCTACTTCGACCTCGCCCCCACCGACCTCGCCGAGAACGTGAGGCGGGCCATCGTCCTCGCGCTCACCGAAATGGGCTTCGTGGTCGAGGCCTCGCACCACGAGGTAGCCAAGAGCCAGCACGAGATCGACTTCAAGTACGGACCCGCACTCCAGACCGCGGATAACGTGGTCTCCTTCAAGTTCGCCACCAAGACGATCGCCCTCATGAACGAACTCCATGCCACCTTCATGGCCAAGCCGATCTACGGGATCAACGGGAGCGGGATGCACACCAACTGTTCGCTCTTCAAAGACGGCGAGAACGCCTTCTATGACCCCGACGCACCGCGCCAGCTCTCGGAGACCGCCCTGCACTTCATCGGTGGCGTCCTGAAGCATGTCAGGGGGATCACCAGGATCGCCAACCCGACCATCAACTCGTACAAGCGCCTGGTGCCGGGCTACGAGGCCCCGGTCTACATCTCGTGGAGCGCCTCGAACCGGACGGCCCTCTGCCGCGTTCCCTCGCCCCGCGGCAAGTCCACCAGGATGGAACTGCGCAGCCCGGACCCGACCTGCAATGCCTATCTCACCTTTGCGGTCATCCTCGCCGCGGGGATGGACGGCGTGCGCAACCGGATCGAACCGCCGGTAAGCGCCGACCAGAACATCTTCGAGCTCTCGAAGGAGGAGAGACTGGCCGCCGGGATCGACACCCTGCCCGACAACCTCCTCGAGGCGAACGAGTACCTGCTGAAGGACGAACTCCTCTGCTCGGTCCTCGGGCCCCACGTCGTCGAGAACCTCACCAGGCTTGCCGAGATGGAGTGGGACAGTTACCGGTCGATGGTCCATCCCTGGGAAGTGGACCAGTACTTCTACCAGCACTGA